The following coding sequences are from one Salvia hispanica cultivar TCC Black 2014 chromosome 3, UniMelb_Shisp_WGS_1.0, whole genome shotgun sequence window:
- the LOC125209254 gene encoding uncharacterized protein LOC125209254 → MGPNRFLPAAKRVPRRVWLGFQMSIVLLVGGNHTSSRFFWEIGSDSEKMDLNLLKWQLLRGPIVRRVLLRAFMLVLALIVISMMQMAREVRLIEPNLSNIDECPLNVGPNPGLNRTNMPSGFTFPVFVAPAAAACVESENMVRAVFEELMGKKLLQSSARALCVGEGSSSAVVALRGLGLTSALGVDKHPFFSLFKRRFLYELGFEDDSFDFAFSRDLDRVSVPALLVLEIERVLRPGGTGAMLVGGWRIYAGGLVRSAATVASFLKSSDVVQLCGFGSFSVVVFKKRLENSASFEEFRLPADCPSVATNKPFMKYIEPLRSGLFKPELSYLPDLMNISSRNKLVFINIGAGEFAKKSIAKISKNYKSNSNHLAPLQKFVVDHKTSVLSSYVTDPGTNFVYYPALGGDAAATVTELSSDEHLVAPLHDEAFDFISWFDGTVGAGDFVVLMMNAKSVELNILVDMFKSGAICRVDEVFLRCEDSAESKTMMMGNCTTLFTSLRKSGVYAHQWFGE, encoded by the exons ATGGGTCCGAATCGGTTTCTCCCCGCCGCGAAAAGGGTTCCGAGAAGGGTCTGGTTAGGGTTCCAAATGTCAATCGTATTACTGGTGGGTGGAAATCACACCTCCTCCAGGTTTT TTTGGGAAATTGGATCTGATTCTGAGAAAATGGACTTGAATCTCTTGAAATGGCAACTGCTCCGTGGCCCGATTGTGAGGCGTGTGTTGTTGAGGGCCTTTATGCTTGTTTTAGCACTGATTGTTATCTCTATGATGCAAATGGCCCGTGAGGTTCGATTAATCGAGCCCAATTTGTCCAACATAGACGAATGCCCTTTGAATGTGGGCCCGAACCCCGGTCTCAATCGAACTAATATGCCGTCGGGTTTCACATTTCCTGTGTTCGTGGCTCCTGCCGCAGCAGCTTGCGTAGAAAGTGAGAATATGGTTAGAGCTGTGTTTGAGGAGCTGATGGGGAAGAAGCTCTTGCAGTCGAGTGCAAGAGCATTGTGTGTTGGGGAGGGATCTTCCTCGGCTGTCGTGGCGTTGCGTGGTCTGGGATTGACCAGCGCCTTGGGTGTTGACAAGCACCCCTTTTTCTCCCTTTTCAAGAGGAGATTCCTGTATGAGCTCGGCTTTGAGGATGACAGTTTCGACTTTGCATTCTCGAGAGATCTTGATAGGGTCTCGGTCCCGGCTCTCCTAGTGCTGGAGATCGAGCGTGTGCTGCGCCCGGGTGGGACCGGTGCTATGCTCGTGGGAGGCTGGAGGATTTACGCAGGCGGCCTGGTTAGGTCCGCTGCTACTGTTGCATCGTTCTTGAAGAGCTCCGATGTGGTCCAGTTATGTGGTTTTGGTTCTTTCTCTGTGGTGGTGTTCAAGAAAAGGCTTGAAAATTCTGCTTCTTTTGAGGAGTTTCGTCTCCCTGCTGATTGTCCGTCGGTTGCAACGAACAAGCCCTTCATGAAGTACATCGAGCCCCTTAGATCCGGGCTATTCAAACCAGAGCTTTCGTACCTGCCAGACTTGATGAACATTTCCTCGAGGAACAAATTGGTCTTCATCAACATTGGGGCGGGGGAGTTTGCAAAGAAGAGCATTgcaaaaatatctaaaaactACAAGTCGAACTCCAACCACCTCGCACCTCTGCAGAAGTTCGTTGTGGATCATAAAACCTCGGTCCTATCATCTTACGTAACGGACCCAGGTACCAACTTCGTGTACTATCCTGCTCTTGGCGGAGATGCTGCTGCTACTGTCACAGAGTTGAGCTCGGACGAGCATCTGGTTGCGCCCTTGCACGATGAAGCCTTCGACTTCATTAGCTGGTTCGATGGAACAGTAGGCGCTGGAGACTTTGTAGTCCTCATGATGAATGCCAAGTCTGTGGAGCTCAACATCCTCGTGGACATGTTTAAGAGTGGAGCAATATGTCGCGTTGATGAAGTCTTCCTGCGCTGCGAAGACAGTGCAGAGTCTAAGACGATGATGATGGGAAACTGCACCACCCTTTTTACAAGTCTGAGGAAGAGTGGTGTCTATGCCCATCAGTGGTTCGGAGAGTGA